A window from Citrus sinensis cultivar Valencia sweet orange chromosome 3, DVS_A1.0, whole genome shotgun sequence encodes these proteins:
- the LOC127900796 gene encoding putative disease resistance protein At3g14460, with product MAEGFPYHIDTKEEIQDLGHKFFHELYSRSSFQQSSSDPCRFLMHDLINDLAQWAFCCWKDIDSALQELKLLHLHGALEISKLENVRDASEAGEAQLNGKKNLKTLLLQRTSNNGDSREPEIETHVLDMLKPHQNLERFCISGYGETLRFENMQEREDWIPYSSSQEVEVLPNLRDLFLLRCSKLLGTLPKHLPSLEKLVIQRCEKLLVDLPSLPSLSELKLGGCKKVVLPSQLKVISISFCKALESLPELWTRRHQFILESLSIQCCNSSTNNARVQLPLSLKDLSIAFCDNLRTLVEEEGIPKGSRKYSSHLECLHILSCPSPTSIFSENELPATLQRLEVNSCSKLALLTLSGNLPQGPKYLELTSCSKWESIADNNTSLQVITVFRCKNLKTLPDGLHKLNNLQAFTICKNLVSFPKVGLPSTQLRNPDITSCQKLEALPDGDLSSTFKTGKSSKCGIFPGGWLSHRSCFP from the exons ATGGCTGAAGGTTTTCCGTATCATATAGATACTAAGGAAGAAATTCAAGATTTGGGCCACAAGTTTTTTCATGAGCTGTATTCAAGGTCCTCCTTTCAACAATCAAGCAGCGATCCATGTCGATTTCTGATGCATGATCTGATCAATGATCTTGCTCAGTGGGCT TTTTGTTGTTGGAAAGACATTGATTCTGCGTTACAAGAGTTGAAGTTGTTGCATCTTCACGGAGCACTTGAAATTTCAAAGTTGGAAAACGTACGAGATGCCAGTGAAGCCGGGGAGGCTCAGTTGAATGGCaagaaaaatcttaaaacGTTATTGCTTCAACGGACAAGCAATAATGGCGATTCAAGGGAGCCAGAAATTGAAACACATGTGCTCGACATGCTGAAACCTCATCAAAATCTGGAACGATTTTGTATCAGTGGCTATGGTG AGACTCTTCGCTTTGAGAATATGCAAGAACGGGAAGATTGGATTCCTTACAGTTCCAGTCAAGAAGTTGAAGTCCTTCCTAATCTTCGagatctttttcttcttagaTGTTCTAAACTACTAGGAACATTGCCAAAACATCTTCCTTCACTGGAGAAGCTTGTCATTCAAAGATGTGAAAAATTGCTAGTTGATCTTCCAAGCCTTCCATCTCTCAGTGAATTAAAACTTGGTGGGTGTAAAAAG GTTGTTCTGCCTTCCCAGTTGAAAGTAATATCAATTTCGTTTTGCAAAGCTTTGGAATCCTTACCTGAGTTATGGACGCGCCGACACCAGTTCATCCTTGAGAGTTTGTCAATTCAATGCTGCAATTCATCGACAAATAATGCTAGAGTTCAGCTACCACTGAGCCTTAAGGATCTGAGTATCGCGTTTTGCGATAATTTAAGGACTTTGGTAGAGGAAGAGGGCATCCCTAAGGGCAGCAGAAAGTACAGCTCTCACCTTGAGTGCTTACATATTCTCAGTTGTCCATCTCCCACATCtatattttcagaaaatgagTTGCCCGCCACACTCCAGCGCCTTGAGGTTAACTCTTGCTCGAAGCTTGCTTTGTTGACATTGAGCGGCAATCTACCACAGGGTCCGAAGTACCTTGAACTTACAAGTTGTTCAAAGTGGGAGTCAATAGCAGACAACAACACATCACTTCAAGTAATTACGGTTTTCAGatgtaaaaatcttaaaactttACCGGATGGTTTGCATAAGCTCAACAATCTTCAAGCGTTTACAATATGTAAAAATCTTGTATCCTTTCCCAAAGTAGGTTTGCCGTCTACCCAACTGAGAAATCCCGATATAACTAGTTGTCAGAAACTAGAGGCCTTACCCGACGGCGACCTCTCTTCAACATTTAAAACTGGGAAATCTTCCAAGTGTGGTATCTTTCCCGGAGGATGGCTTTCCCACCGATCTTGTTTCCCTTGA
- the LOC102614735 gene encoding 54S ribosomal protein L51, mitochondrial, translating into MALRGTWQLQKLIVGFCDWGGSSRGIRAFMESHLPAFKASNPQLEVVTELIRGQHPHLKGLYRNKNERVICVKNLTPEEIHLHATRLRNALGRKVVKLKTRHVTKHPSVQGTWSTALKF; encoded by the exons ATGGCACTAAGAGGTACATGGCAACTTCAGAAGCTGATTGTGGGCTTTTGTGATTGGGGAGGAAGCAGTAGGGGCATCAG GGCATTTATGGAGTCACATTTGCCAGCATTCAAAGCGAGCAACCCTCAGCTGGAAGTGGTTACTGAACTTATTCGTGGTCAGCATCCACATTTGAAGGGCTTGTATA GGAACAAAAATGAGCGCGTTATTTGTGTGAAGAATTTGACCCCAGAAGAGATACACCTGCATGCCACAAGGCTAAGAAACGCATTGGGAAGAAAGGTTGTAAAATTGAAGACAAGACACGTAACCAAACATCCTAGTGTACAAGGTACATGGTCTAcagctttgaaattttga
- the LOC102631161 gene encoding cytochrome P450 736A117-like → MLTIAVIFIFALVTRWYFLQPINKNLPPSPPKLPIIGNLHQIGPYPHDPSLNDLTQRYGPLVLLHLGKVPVLVVSSADAAREILKTHDVIFANRPKYTSFEKIFYGCKDVATAPYGEYWRQIKSICVQHLLSNNRIHSFRNVIAEEVALMIEKIKPFVVSSSNFPIDLSDVLCTLTNDIVCRRALGRKYSDEWEGGSAGGRKFRKLLGETVELLGTFNVGDYIPWLGYWVCHFNGFESKLEKTAKEMDDFLEAVVEEHENKMMSGGVEDDQKDFVDVLLWIQKENMIDFPMERATIKAIILNMFGAGTDTTYTALEWTMTEILRHPKIMEKLQNEVRRIVGDNKSDITDDDLDKLHYLKAVFKETLRFHPPVPLLLPRQSTQAVKIKGYDIPEGTQVHINYGMIAKDPALWDRAEEFWPERFLNSSVNFLGNSAQFIPFGGGRRGCPGMEFAMRVYELTLTNLLNEFDWSLPCGEREENLDMSVSTGSAIHKKSPLIALATPYVFSKNHDGNRILIRQRPE, encoded by the exons ATGCTCACAATTGCAGTCATCTTCATATTTGCCCTAGTTACCAGATGGTATTTTTTACAACCCATTAACAAAAACTTACCACCTTCTCCACCAAAGCTCCCGATCATTGGAAACCTTCACCAAATTGGCCCTTACCCACATGATCCCTCACTCAATGATTTAACTCAACGCTATGGCCCGCTCGTGTTGCTTCACCTTGGCAAAGTTCCAGTTCTTGTTGTCTCCTCAGCCGATGCTGCCCGCGAGATCTTGAAAACACATGATGTCATCTTTGCAAATCGGCCAAAATATACctcatttgaaaaaattttctatGGTTGCAAGGACGTGGCCACGGCGCCTTACGGTGAGTATTGGAGACaaattaaaagcatatgtgtgcAACATCTTTTAAGTAACAATAGGATTCATTCTTTCCGTAATGTTATAGCAGAAGAGGTAGCCCTTATGATCGAAAAAATTAAACCGTttgttgtttcttcttctaatTTTCCAATAGATTTAAGTGATGTCTTGTGTACACTAACAAATGATATAGTGTGTAGAAGAGCTTTGGGAAGAAAGTATAGTGATGAATGGGAAGGTGGTAGTGCTGGTGGGCGTAAGTTTAGGAAGCTTTTGGGGGAGACTGTGGAGTTGCTAGGTACTTTCAATGTGGGAGATTACATTCCATGGCTTGGTTATTGGGTGTGCCATTTCAATGGATTTGAATCAAAGCTTGAGAAAACGGCCAAGGAGATGGATGATTTTCTAGAGGCAGTGGTTGAAGAACATGAGAATAAGATGATGAGTGGTGGAGTTGAAGATGATCAGAAGGACTTCGTAGATGTCTTGCTTTGGATtcagaaagaaaatatgatTGACTTTCCCATGGAAAGAGCTACCATAAAGGCTATCATCTTG aaTATGTTTGGGGCTGGTACAGACACAACTTACACGGCCCTTGAATGGACAATGACAGAAATCTTAAGGCACCCAAAGATAATGGAGAAACTACAGAATGAAGTTAGAAGAATTGTTGGTGATAATAAATCAGACATAACAGATGATGATTTGGACAAACTGCATTATTTAAAAGCTGTTTTTAAAGAGACTCTTCGCTTTCATCCGCCAGTTCCATTACTGCTTCCTCGGCAATCGACTCAGGCTGTCAAAATAAAAGGCTACGACATTCCCGAGGGGACTCAAGTGCATATTAATTATGGGATGATTGCAAAAGATCCTGCGTTATGGGATCGAGCGGAAGAGTTTTGGCCAGAGAGGTTCTTAAATTCTTCTGTAAATTTTCTTGGCAATAGTGCTCAGTTCATTCCATTTGGAGGTGGTAGAAGGGGTTGCCCGGGTATGGAGTTTGCGATGAGAGTGTATGAGCTAACATTGACAAATCTTTTGAACGAGTTTGATTGGTCTTTGCCTTGTGGAGAAAGAGAGGAAAATTTGGACATGTCTGTATCAACTGGCAGTGCCATACACAAGAAATCTCCTTTGATTGCTTTGGCAACTCCTTACGTATTCTCAAAAAATCATGACGGAAACAGGATTTTGATTCGACAAAGACCAGAATGA
- the LOC107177117 gene encoding putative disease resistance RPP13-like protein 1, which yields MMPNIIRFIATADQPVNGTDELGLLQEKLKNQMSGKKFLLVLGDVWNENYSDWDSLSLPFEAGAPGSQIIVTTRNRDVAAIMGSVRDYPLKESTKDDCLQVFTQHCLGMRDFSMQQSLKDISKKIVIRCNGLPLAAKTLAGLLRGKNDPRFSACSIARYGIYQKVVT from the coding sequence ATGATGCCCAACATCATCAGGTTCATTGCCACTGCTGATCAGCCTGTCAACGGAACTGATGAGCTGGGACTGCTTCAAGAGAAGTTAAAGAACCAAATGTCtggaaagaaatttttgcTCGTTCTTGGTGATGTTTGGAATGAAAATTATAGTGATTGGGACAGCCTGAGCCTCCCCTTTGAAGCTGGCGCACCAGGAAGCCAGATTATTGTCACAACTCGCAATCGAGATGTTGCAGCCATCATGGGGAGTGTTCGAGATTATCCATTGAAAGAGTCGACAAAAGACGATTGCTTGCAGGTGTTCACTCAACACTGCTTAGGGATGAGAGATTTCAGCATGCAGCAATCCTTGAAGGATATTTCCAAGAAGATAGTGATCAGATGCAACGGCTTGCCCTTGGCAGCAAAAACTCTTGCTGGCCTTCTAAGAGGGAAAAATGATCCGCGTTTCTCAGCGTGCTCAATAGCAAGATATGGGATTTATCAGAAAGTTGTGACATAA
- the LOC102615606 gene encoding uncharacterized protein LOC102615606, which yields MASEDASPSLDILVREPEGFFVWNGPPFSNGQPIVKLERVPCTNVRFSEDGSRLMVMKSDSVISIYDCDNFKEIRSFQVPNVAAADLSPCGTYLQTFQKSSTPQEKNVILWETETGEALYQLFQKNMTKTTWPSIRFSSDEAVACRMATNEIQFFDTTDFPKGILYRLRVPGVAAFEVSKAPGSHVAVFVPESKGSPASVQIYACGKDLQSQPLARRSFFRCSTVQLNWNRGSTGLLAVAQSDVDKTNQSYYGESKLNYLTTDGTHEGLVPLRKEGPVHDVQWSYSGSEFAVVYGFMPASATIFNKKCRPILELGSGPYNTVRWNPKGKFLCLAGFGNLPGDMAFWDYVDGKQLGTTRAECSVTSEWSPDGRYFMTATTAPRLQIDNGIKIFHHNGSLFFKKMFDKLFQAEWKPVSPDKFGDISELIKSVGSLKVAETKSQGSGSASRKAAPINPTATKPAAYRPPHAKQAAAIQAELLGESPTPEMSKNALRNKKKREKQKEKKAAEAAAAGI from the exons ATGGCGTCAGAGGATGCTTCACCGTCTTTGGACATTTTAG TTCGAGAGCCAGAGGGTTTCTTTGTCTGGAATGGGCCTCCATTTAGCAACGGACAACCTATTGTCAAGCTTGAAAGAGTTCCATGCACCAATGTGAGGTTCAGCGAGGATGGGTCCAGACTCATGGTCATGAAATCTGACTCGGTTATTAGCATATACGACTGTGATAACTTTAAAGAGATAAGGTCATTTCAAGTTCCCAATGTTGCTGCTGCTGACTTGTCTCCGTGTGGGACTTATCTTCAGACATTTCAGAAATCCTCAACACCACAGGAAAAGAATGTGATCCTTTGGGAGACGGAGACTGGTGAAGCTCTTTATCAGCTATTCCAGAAGAATATGACAAAAACCACatg GCCGTCAATCAGATTTAGTTCAGATGAAGCTGTTGCATGTCGTATGGCAACAAACgaaatacaattttttgaTACTACGGATTTTCCTAAAGGAATCTTATATCGGTTAAGAGTTCCTGGGGTGGCTGCTTTTGAGGTTTCTAAGGCACCTGGTTCTCATGTGGCGGTATTTGTTCCAGAATCTAAG GGGAGTCCTGCCAGTGTCCAGATATATGCTTGTGGAAAAGATTTGCAAAGTCAACCTCTTGCTCGAAGGAGCTTTTTCCGTTGTTCTACTGTGCAACTGAATTGGAATCGTGGTTCCACTGGGCTTCTAGCTGTGGCGCAGTCAGATGTAGATAAGACCAACCAGAGTTATTATGGGGAGTCAAAGCTAAACTACCTTACAACTGATGGAACCCACGAAGGCCTTGTGCCTCTTC GTAAAGAGGGTCCTGTTCATGATGTTCAGTGGTCATATTCAGGCTCAGAGTTTGCTGTTGTTTATGGAT TTATGCCTGCAAGTGCGACAATTTTTAACAAGAAGTGCAGGCCGATACTCGAGCTCGGTAGTGGCCCTTACAATACTGTCCGGTGGAACCCAAAAGGAAAAT TTTTATGCTTGGCTGGTTTTGGGAACTTACCTGGTGATATG GCATTCTGGGACTATGTAGATGGAAAACAACTTGGAACGACTAGGGCTGAATGCTCTGTAACTAGTGAATGGTCCCCAGATGGACGCTATTTTATGACTGCCACAACAGCTCCGAGACTCCAAATTGATAATGG GATTAAAATTTTCCACCACAATGGATCATTGTTCTTCAAGAAGATGTTTGACAAGTTATTCCAG GCTGAGTGGAAACCAGTATCTCCAGATAAATTTGGTGATATTTCTGAACTCATCAAGTCAGTCGGTTCATTAAAGGTTGCAGAAACCAAATCACAAG GTTCAGGATCAGCTTCTAGAAAGGCTGCTCCTATTAACCCAACTGCAACAAAACCTGCCGCCTATCGCCCACCCCATGCCAAGCAGGCTGCCGCCATTCAGGCAGAG TTGTTAGGAGAGAGCCCCACACC AGAAATGAGCAAAAATGCTCTaagaaacaagaagaaaagggAGAAACAGAAGGAGAAAAAGGCAGCCGAGGCTGCTGCTGCGGGTATATGA